From a region of the Rhinatrema bivittatum chromosome 15, aRhiBiv1.1, whole genome shotgun sequence genome:
- the LOC115076767 gene encoding transcription factor HES-5-like produces the protein MAPYSDFMGLDKLTSKEKNKLRKPVVEKMRRDRINSSIEQLKLLLERELRGQQPNAKLEKADILEMAVTYLQLHSRPQIQAVISLHKNTQMEFKEGYSRCFEEVLHFLSFQKVQTDTQAKLLDHFQMSQSAAAPELPGHAATHSSRKPTAVASGGGSSSSPFWRPW, from the exons ATGGCACCGTACAGCGACTTCATGGGGCTGGACAAGCTGACatccaaggaaaaaaacaaa CTGAGGAAGCCTGTGGTGGAAAAGATGCGCCGAGACCGCATCAACAGCAGCATCGAGCAGCTGAAGCTCTTACTGGAGAGAGAGCTGCGTGGCCAGCAGCCTAACGCCAAGCTGGAGAAAGCCGACATCCTGGAGATGGCCGTCACCTACCTGCAGCTGCACAGCCGGCCGCAGATTCAAG CTGTGATCTCGCTGCACAAGAACACGCAGATGGAGTTCAAGGAGGGCTACAGCAGATGCTTCGAGGAGGTGCTGCACTTTCTGTCCTTCCAGAAAGTGCAGACGGACACCCAGGCCAAGCTGCTCGACCACTTCCAGATGAGCCAGAGCGCCGCGGCCCCGGAGCTGCCGGGCCATGCAGCCACCCACTCCAGCCGCAAGCCAACAGCCGTGgccagcggcggcggcagcagcagtagccCATTCTGGAGGCCCTGGTAG